Within Halodesulfurarchaeum sp. HSR-GB, the genomic segment CGATCGCGGCGGCGGAGGCCTTGGGTTCGGGGTCAAATCGGATGGAGACAATCTCCCACCTTATGAAGAAGTCATGCGGATTGCTCCGGAAAAGGCTCCATTAGAAGAAGGTGAGCCCTGCCCGGAGTGTGGATACCCCTTCGACGTCGACGAATGGGAAGAATGGTACTCCGGGAAGGGGATCGAAATGGGAGAAGAGACGTGGATATACACCTGCCCGAACTGCCTTCAAGAAACCTGCGAAGTGGGGACATAAGCAATGAGCTCGACAGCAAAAACGGGGTCTAATTCTCCGACCCACTTTCACCATCGTTCCTCGAGTACGGCAAGCGAATGCCAATGCCCAATCCATCGCGAGCGAATTCATGAGCCGTTCACAGCCCCACTTGGCCTCTCTTTCGCCTCACAGGTTTCGGTCCAGGAGATCAGCCGAGAGGAGGCCCTTCAAATCTATCGCGAGCATCACTCATACAAAAACGACCTGCCCCAGATGAACATTACCCACCACGGCCTCTACTATCAGGACGAACTCCTAGGGGCGATCACGTATCGATATCCTCGATTCAGTTCTAAGAATGTGTTCTTCGACGAAGATGGCCAGATAACGACTCAATCTATCTCCAAGCGAAAGCTGGATAACCTGCCTGAGGAAGTTCGGCCAGCTGTAGCCGAGAAGTTTCCCCGGCCCAAAAACAGCAGCGTGGCGTACAAGGAGAAATTCTCCGGTGATGCGTTCGTGACTGCCTCTCGGATCTGTATCGGTGTTTCCATGCCAAATTTCGCGAGTGCCTCACTCGCCCGATCGTAAGAGAAATTTGTCGATGACTACAGAGACTGTCGTCTTCGACCCACTCCGAGAGGTCCTTCGGAAGGAGATGCTGCTGATTTTGATCGTATCGGATGAAGTTGTAGGTCACGGCTGTAATCGTACAATGTAAAGGGCTTCCCGTTAGTTAATATTTGGGAGAGGTTTCAGGTGGAGACGGGATCTAAGTGGGTTGTTGTGTCGATGTTTTTTGGACAGGCTCTACAGCGATGAATTCCCGAATCTGCAATACCTGGGAACCTTCGTCAAATCCAATTTCGAAGGGAGCATGATCAAAGCCCTTCGAGACAAGGGATGGACTCTCGCTACACTTAGCGAGCCGTCTACCCCCTCGAATCGGGAGGAACAGGAGATCAACAGCGACTTCAAGTGGGTCTTCCTCAACCCGGTCGAACGGATCCGCAAACAGTCCATGCTGAACGACTTTCAGTGATCTACAATGGGAACAACAACCGATTCCACGACTAGTAACAACGCCGCTCAAGTCACCGAGAGAACCGATCAACTCCCCCGAACAGTCGCAGGCTGGGCCCGCGTCGAGCCAGAACGTGATGAAACAATCGTCGAATATTGGAAGAGGGGGAGCAACCACGTCAACGGCCAGTACGAACAACTCAGGATACGGCGGTTCCGTGATGGGGAATTCCGGCTCATCAAAAGTTCCTTCGACCAGTTTCGGCACCTACTGAGCAGCCAAACCATCAACACCTGGGATGATTTCGATTGGCTGTGGGAAACCGCTCAAAAAGAGATGAATCGATTCCCCGCCAACGAACAATTCGATTCAAAGCCCGAACTCCCCAAGCAAGTCGGTAACTGGGAGTTGATGGACCTGTCCGGGGCCGAATCCCTCGACAAAACTCAGTGGGAATTGAACTGGGGGAGCGCCGAATTGTCGATCGAGGAAACGGAATTCGAATCCCATTACAGTCACACCAAGCGCCTCGAGAAGATTACCTACTCGGAGCCGGCCTTCAAGATAACCGTCGCGACCGACGTGCCCCGAACGATGGCATACGAAATCGGTATTCATACACTCGAGACTGTGCAACAGCCTCTTTCCGAACTACAGCAGGAACAAAATCGGCTTCAAGAAATCACAGGCATCGGGCCAAAAAAGGCCCAGCAGTTGATCCTTCTCGGGTTCACTACCCCCAACGACCTCGAGAGTTTCATCAAACACGGTTCGGAAATCAATCATCACCACGGAGACGCCGTCGACAAACTTCTCACCGAGACAGTTCGCGAAGATCTCAGGAACCTGTAGATGTGTGTTTTTGTGCCCGTGTATCAGGTGAGGCATGAAAGCAGTTGCAGTAATCGACACCGACACCGTTCCCGGAGAATCGCCTGAAACCGCAATCGAGCCGGACGAAATTCTCAAAATCAAAGAGATCAACGTCCACGAAAATTGGGAGAAGGGAGAGCCCTGTCCCGAATGCGGCAGCGAAGAAATTTCCGTAATGTCGCTCGACGAAGATCGGTATCATAGTGCCGATGGGAAATACGAATTCATACGAAAGGGCGATGCTATCGGCCCCGGCGTCTCATTCATTTGTGGAGACTGTTTGGAAACTCTCCAACACATCCCCGTCGAATCGATCCTCAACGAACTCTGAGATCGCTCCCAAGTTCCGAACTTTTCACATCACCATGAAGACCATCAAAGAAATCCTCGACAGCCTCGAAGCCGAATCGCCAGAAGAACTGGAATTGGGAGAAGGGTATACGATCAAAGCAGACGGATCCATGGACCTGACTATCGAAAAGATAGCCGAACACCGCCTGTCCGTTGCTCATTACTTCAAGCAACGGGGCGACCTTATGAGGGATCCAGAAATCGTCTTCGACGTCAGCGATGAAGACTGGACCCCCATCGAGTTCCGAACTGACCCCCACACCCACGATTACGACGAAAACGGCCTTGGAATCAATGACTTCCTCAATCTGTGGAATCGGAACCTCCGAAACCAAAGATTCGTCAAAAACGCCGAAGACGAGTCGATGGTAGAACACCTCGGGGATTCCTGATTATATATCTCTGTTTTTTGTAACCTTGTGAGGAGTGAGTTATGGAGTTAGTACTAAACCGACTGCCCGAAGAAGTCACAGACTACGTCTTCGATCAGCTGGAAGACCGGCTCACGAGCGATGGGCTTGCGGTGGCAATGCAAGACATCGAGATGTCAGTTGATTACGAAGGCCAGGAGATCACTACCGAGGCGTCCGTGATCGGACGGGTCGTGATCAACACCGCCCTCGAAAAGATCCGAGATATCGAATGGGAGATCGAACACAACGAACGAGACGACTTCACTCTCGAAGAGATGCAGCAGGCCCGAGATACGCTGCGTCTTGCTGAAAGAGGCATTCGAGATCGCGAGACCTACACGAAGATCGACGTCCGATGCCCAGTCTGTGGTTCCACAGACGTTGATCACACAGAAGAAACCATTCCAAATGGCTTCAGCAGGCACTACGTTCACCCAACCTGCGGGAACTGCAAAACCACATATACTGTCGAGATGGTGGCCATCGACGTCTCCTTCCAAGACGCCGGCCACGAAGCTCACAGTGGTGTCTCGCAGATGGGCGTAACGACGAACGAGCACGAATACGCAACCGCTGAAGAATACGCCAAGGTCCCGGAAGTCGATCTTCAAAGCCTTAACTGGCCCCTCGAATGCGACGAATGTGGAGAAGTTCTCAGAGGAAACAACCTTCTTTCGCCCGAATACGAGTCCGACCAGATATCCGAAGAAGCACTTGAAACGAAGGCCGTTTTTGAGTGCCCGAACTGCGAAAACCACCAAGTCGAGGAACCCGAACAATGAGCACAAGCGACACCGAATCGGCATTCCTAGGCTGCCCAAGCTGTGAACAAAAAGCATCGTTCACCATCGAAATAACCGGCGAACAACGAGACGTCGTATTCCAACAGACCAGCCGGGGCCGGGGCGTCCACTCAGCCGGCTCTGTCCACGTCCACGATTACGACGAAACCAAACTCCGATGCGGCGAATGTGACGAAATCGTAGCCCTAAAGGATCTTATCCCGGTCGAATGAAGTATCCAACATACAGAATTAACTGAAAACTGCAAATTCAGCATTATTTTGGACTGATTTGGTTTTTGTCCCTCTTTTCGACGGTGGCAGATCATCCATGGCAATCTCTCAAACTCCCCAACAAACTGCCCGTTTGACAGCTCCAACAATCCAAGAGGCGGTCCCATACGGAGTCGAACGGCTCTATCTCAATCATCCACGAAGCTATATCGCCGTCCCCATCGCGACGGCCCACGATCTCGATACGGCCAGCCTGATCCAGAAGCACACAGCCGGGTCAGGAAGTCAGGCCAAAACCGGCGCGGAGGTCCTCGGGCTTATCGACGGAAACGGAAACACAACTGCCCGGGGCGAACAGGTCGTGCAGACGGCTCTGGGCAATTACGAGACACTCGGGGCCGCTCTTGGCGACCTGAGTAATCTCGAAGGTTCCTCGGGCCGGTTCGTCGACAAACGGCCACAGTGGGCGGATGCGGTCCGAGAAATCGGTCTACAATACGAGCCAGCGCGATTCATCACCGAAGCAATTGCAAACAACGGCCCCACCACTCTCCCCGAGCTCGTCGTACTCGTTGGCGAACGTGCATCACAACCCTTCGCCCGCGAACTGTTCATCGATGATTCCATCGATATCCCATTTCCCCGGTTGAAAGCGACCGGCGCACTAGAGTCTCCTTCTGCCTACCGGGGAACAACCGTCTATCAACTGCATACCTGCCTCTTTCACTGTGGAGTGCTTCGCTCTCGAGGCTCCGATACATCGAACCTTCAACCCAAGGAATCGGTCTGGGAGCTAACTGACGCCGCTCAGAGCATCCTGCAATCGGGGGGTCGGCAGTGACTGACTCCGACAACCTCATGAGCCTTCTGAGCGGCCTCATCGATGGCCAATACGAGGTCCAAGATATCTACGCTCGAAACAACCGCCTGACTATCTACTCGGCCTCCTCTACTGGGGTTGGATCCAACTACGACTACCCTTACAAGCTCGAGAAATACCCCGGGTCTGAAACCATTCGAGACACCTGTGTGGAATACATCCTCGACTCAAACATCAATGACCCGAGCGTAACGAACCAGGAAATCCTCGATATGGCCTTCGAGCGGCGAGCCGATTACGTCGTGCCGAAAGACACACCCGGGAACGCAAAAGAAACGGTCGCCTCCCTCCGAGAATTTCGCAACCTGATGGACAAGCATCGCGACCTATACGGGCATCTCACTCCGATCGCCCCACTCCAACCGCCTCACAAGGAAACGTACCTGAAATACGAATCGCTCTACGAGAAATTCCCCATCATTGGGATCGGTGGCCTTCGCAATGCCAATCCATCGCGGCAACTGGCTGCGGTGAAAAACGTTCGCGAAGTCGTAGGCCAAAAGCCCATCCACGGATTCGGAATGGGTGGTCAACTGGATTTCATCAAAACTGTTCGCGATAATCCGGGATTGATTCAATCGGTCGATCTATCCACACCCGAACAGGCGCCGATGAACGGCCATCAAATATCAGCCACACTCAATCAAGTGGCGGGGCGAGCTCCCCACGGCGAAAAATCCAGCCAATTGCGTGGACTCTCTGCCGAACGCAATCTCTTAATCCTCAATTACCTCTATTCGAACCTCCTCGATGACCACGAAATCGAATCGACGTGGAAATCAGTCTTCCAGGACCGGACTCTCGGTGAGTTTCGGCAATCGACACTGGCCTAACCCGTTGTTTTTTGACTGCCTGTAAAGCTGGACAGTTTCAACCATGTCACAAGCAGAAATCACCTCTTACACCGTCGTAAAAGGCGGTCACGTCGAACCCGGGGCGGAAAACGTGATCGTCGGAACCGACAAGGAAGGCGACCTATTACCGCCCGAATCTGTCGGAAACTTCACCCTGATTGACGGGAAACGCTTCAAAGCTGGATGGGCCGTGCCGATCAGCGTGGTCGAAGAGACCGTTGGAGGCATCCCCACGAAGAAGCCGAAATTCTGCGTCGTCGAGCTGGATGGATTCCGTGACTACGACGTCATCGTCAGAACGACAACGAAGCCACGGGGACGTCCCTCGAAGACGGATGAAGCAACCACTCTCGGAGCCGATCTAGACGAAAAAGAAGCTGCAAGCAAAGCCGTCGAATGGATGCTCGAACATCCGATAGAGCCACAAGTCTCGATTCCAACCCGTGATATCTCTGCCGAGTCCTCGTTTGACGATCTGCACGCTCAGTTCGAACGAATGCGAGCCGGTTCCCATCTCGCAATTCAACATTACGAGGGGCATTTCGAGGTTCTACACGAGCTGAAAATCCAACACCCATGGGACGAGGGTTACTTGCTCGAGCATTCTTCCGGAGTTCTCTTTCGGCTTCTGAAGAACAGCGGCACTCTCGATAAAGCAACGCTCTATCTACAGCCGCTTCACGGCCACGCAACCGCTATCTCGAGTGTGACAGTTTCGAACGAACACAATTTGCGCGATTCTGTCGACAAGTCCACCTACAATACGGTAAAGGAGGCTGTCGGGGAAATGATCGCACGACTCACTCCCGGTGAGCTGCCGAAATTCGAGGCAATCGAAGTCGAAACGGTCGAAGACGGATTCGTCAATCCATCAGAAACAGACGACCTCGACCCGAATCAACGGAACTCCGCAACTTTCATCGACGATTCTGAAGCAGGAAAATGGGAACCTTTGCCCGAGGAGGTCCAGGCTCCACTCGAAGATGGCGAGTACTATATCGCCACCAAAAACGGTCTCTACAAGGCCTCTGACAACTACCTTCTCTCGCAGGTAGTGGACCAAAAGACGTGGGAAGGCACCCTCCCAGAATTGGAAGCCGAAGCAATCCCAACGGGTGAATTCGAGCTCAAGACCCCGATCGAAACACCGGAAGATCCCCCTGGATTGGACGATCCCGTAACCGAGATTCCCTATGTCGGTGAGGCTCGCGCAGAGAACATTCCTGCAAACACAGTTGGCGAAGCCCTCGATCGGGGACTCCCCTTCTTCGACGTTCCCGCCAACGGGATGCGAAAAATCTTGGATGCTGTTCACGGAATGGACCACAGCAAGCGATTCGGGACAATCGCGAAATTCAGCATCCTCGGAATGCTCGGCGGTGTTGGTCACGATATCAACGGCGAACAAATTGGAACGATCGCAAGTCTGATCCTCGATGACCTGGACGAACGGGTCATCGAATGGGCATGGTTCGGAGCCGGCTACGGAATCAAAAACGAATACCGTGCCAATATCGATGAGACACCCATTCACGACGGATTTGCGGTGGGAGTAGGGACCCCTGAAACGGGAGATATCAGACCGTATCTCGAGTCCAAAGAGGGTGAGGTAACCGAAGTCCCCATCGAAGACCTGCGCTCGCCGACGACCAACGTTAATTCGGTTGCTATTGGGAATGAAAACGAAAACGTCTGGACGGATCTGCCAAGCAACCTCTTCGAATTCCTGATTCACACGCTTCAAACTGATTTCAGCGATCCCGATATCCTCGAAGAACACGCCAGTATCTACCTTCTCCAAACAGAGAAGAAAGAGAAACGATTCATCGAGCTTCGGCATCCTGAGACGAATACCGTTGCAGTAGTCCAACCCGAACGAACAGCAGGGCCTACTGGAAGAATCAACTTCGAAGAGTGGGCCCCGTGGGCTGGGGAGTAACAATACGACTAGTTTTTGCTGATCGTGTTGAAATAGATCATGACCAGGAAATTAGAAGCCGGCCATGAAGAAGTTGGGCGAATTGAACCAACAGGGAACACCCGGCCCCATCAATCCGGTACCTTCGGAGTTATCAAAGGAGAGGTCGCAAATTCGAATGGCCAAATGGAGTGGAGTCATTTCTGCGAAGGCGCACTCTACAAGTCGAAATGGTTCGCCTATCGGCACGGCCCGAAACGAGATACAGGCGGAGTAACGTCGAGTCCCGATCTGACGACAGAACTCCTCAAACGATTCGACACCAGAAAGGGAGCAATCGATTACCTCAAGAGAAGGAAAACCTTCGACGAAGAATTCTAGTCATGGAGAAATACAAGCAGTTTCACCTTACCCGAGTCTTTCTCTCGATCCGTGATTATCTCGTCGAAAATTACGATATCACTGAATCGGATTTCTCGCAGTTTGACGCCCTCGATTATGCTCCCCTCTATCTTACCGGCAACAAGACAGAAGAAGTAGCTGAAGCACTCTGGGCGATAGTGAAGGACCTGAGTGAGGCTCTAGATGAGATCGACCAGCAAGATCAATCACACCCAGAACCACAACAGCCTCATTCGAGCTCAGACCAAGAACGCATCAGAACTTGATCGATGCCGGCCTATTTCTATAAATAGAGCAGCGCGAGTCCCACGGACCATCGTGCCCGTGGGTGAAGCGCGTCAAAACACGAGCATTTAACAGCTATCAAACCATATAGGAATACAGTGCAGTCGTCTGAACTCACCCACACATTATCCTTCAGTTTGAACATTACCACGGGGAGTGCCGACGACCTGCAAAACGGGTGTCGCGAAGCCCGCCGCATTCGTAACGAGACAAACCGTCTCGACCGACAAGGTTGGAAGTGGAGCGACATCAAATCAGTTATCGTCGACAACGCCAACCACATCAAAAACACCAGTCAACTCATCGTTGATAAGGCGCTCGGTGAAATCGAAACCTACCTCGACAACAAGGATGACGGTTGGGGACGACCATATCCGTACATCGACCGGATGTACCCGATAGTGATGAACCATGAAGAAGGCTACCGCCTGTTCCTCGAAGACGATGGAACGGTTCGATTCCGTGTCACGGCCACGAGAGGAACACACGTCAAAGGCGAACTTCGTGGGAGTCCCGACCATTTCGACCGTCTTCGAATCGCGTTCAACGACGAGGAATGGCGTGTTGGGACTGCTGAAGTCGTTCACAAACACGACGAGTGGCGACTTCATGTTACCGTTACACATGAGCAACACAGAGTTGCCACCAAGGCCGATGCAGACCCGATCGTTGGCGTTGACGTGAACGAGGACTGCATTGCTCTCGTTGCAATGGATCGAAAAGGGGCGGTAAGAGACTCTGTAGTACTTGAGTATCCGTCGGTCAAAGAACAGCGCCATGAGTTTTTTACCAAGCGCAAGCGGATGCAGAAAGCGGGACAAACTGCGTTCGAGACAGTCGTGCAAGCTGAAGAACGTAACTACGTTCACGACTGCTTACACAAAGTGTCGCGTCGAGTAGTCGAATGGGTCTCGCAGTTTTCGGACCCGGTCATCGTCTTTGAAGACCTCAAAGACATGCGAAACAGTATCGACTACGGGACGCGGATGAACCGTCGGCTGCACTCAATACCGTTCGCCGCACTCCAAGAGATGGTATCGTACAAGGCTGCCTGGAACGGGATTCCCTCAGACGAGGTTGACCCGAAGTACACGAGCCAACGGTGTCCCCGAACGGAGTGCCAGCACACAGAACGGGCGAACCGTCACAAAAAACGGTTCAAGTGCAATCAGTGTGGGTTCCAAGACCATGCCGATCGGAAAGCGGCAGTGTGCGTGGTGCAGAATTGGTTCGACAAGCAGGATGAGAATGTGCCGTCTCTCGAAACCCTTCCTCGTATGGTAAAGGTGAGACGGGCGGCATCGGGGGCTGGTGGAGGCCCCGACTCTCACGGAGCGGGTTTCGCTTCGGGTGTTGACCGACACGGAACGTCGGCGCGACCAGAGGTGGAAGCGCGAGAGGAATTAAAGCCCATTGCCTCAGCAGTGCCAGAGTAAACACGGACGCCCCGCGCCACTGTGTGCGGGGTACTTCACGACGGCACCATTACAATTTAATTCAGTGAACAACCATATGCCATAGTGTGAGCCAACTCGATCGCTGGATTGACGATCCCCAAGCAATCCCTGGTTCGCCCCGAAAAATCACCTCAAAACAGGGCCGTGAACCAGATTTTTCGCCTTTGGAGCTTTCAAACCCGATTCAAGAGACATTGAAGAATAACGGAATCACACAGCCATATTCACATCAAACCAAAGGGGTCCAGTCAATCCGAAATGGGAAAAACGTCGTCGTAGCAACCCCCACAGCAAGCGGGAAAAGCCTTGTTTACACACTTACTGCCTTCGAACGGGCATTACAATCTAACTCTCGGGCGCTATATATTGGCCCACAAGTCGCCTTGATCAACGACCAAACAAAGACGCTCAAAAATTTTGCCAGCGAAATATCATCCCGTGCAGAGGAGGGGGTGCAAGTCGAATCCTATTCTGGGCAAACCGATACAGAAGAACGGCATCGGATTCGGGAGGAGAAACCCGATATCATCACAACAACGCCGGACATGGTCCACTACTCTTTCCTCCCCTATGCGAGCGACAAATGGCGATGGCTATTCCATAGTCTAGATACGGTCATCATTGACGAGATCCATGAATACAGAGGTGTCTTCGGCGGCCATGTTTCTCAAATTCTGCGCCGATTAAACAGGATCGCAGAGGACTACGATTCACACCCTCAATACATTACGACATCTGCCACAATCGGCAATCCGATCAAACACGCAAGTCGGGTTACTGGGCTGCCTGCCGATTCATTCGATCTGATCGAAAACGACGCGAGCAAAAGTGGACCTCAAGAATGGGTGTTCTGGGAACCAGATGAAGAATACACCCCATCAGATGAAGAAGATGACGAAACCTACGCAACCTCCTCCCACACCATTTCGAAGGAAGTCCTGAAACAACTGATCAAAAACGACTATCAAACAGTCGTTTTCACACGAGCTCGACAAGCAGCCGAACGATACGCAACTCAGACTAAAGAGGATTTCTTCGAAAACGATGACCACCACCTTGCCGATTCAGTCACCGCTTATCACGGAGCCCTCGGTGCTAAGAAACGGACTGAAATCGAGTCTGGGTTGAAATCGGGAGAGCTGAAAGGCGTATGGAGTACAAACGCTCTCGAACTCGGTGTTGATATCGGCTCTCTCGATGCCGTGATTCTTGATGGGTATCCGGGAACAACGATGGCTGCCCACCAACAAGCCGGACGGGCTGGGCGCGGTGATGATACCTCACTCGTTCTTTACGTGCCGAACAGAGACCAACTCGATCATTACATGCTAGATAATCCAATGGAAGTCCTGGACGGTGAGCCCGAATCGGCCACGGTAGATCCGTTCAACTCTCAGATTTATCACCCTCACCTCGTTGCCGCAGCATCGGAAAACCCAGTTACAACCGACGAGTCAAATCGCTACAAGGACCTCCAAGAAGTCGCGAATTATCTCGTTAACAAAAATCGGTTGAAGCCCCTGAAATTCAATCCCGGCTGGGCAGCGGACGTGAATAACCCACAATATGGGATGTCAATCCGCTCTATCGACTCCAAACAAATCGATCTGATCGATAAAAGTTCAATGCCAAGCTCACCATCGGGCGATAATCTACCAACTCCCGACCCAACTGATGAAATATCGGAAGATGAATCAAGAAATGCCATCGGATCGCTTCAATACCGATCAGCCCTCAGAGACGCCCATCCTGGAGCCATCTATTACCATCAAGGGCAGAAATACGAGGTCCAGACCCTCGATATCGACGACGAATTTGCCGCTCTCGAAAAAACCGACGCAGATCACTACACTCAGCCATTATTCAAAAAGGAAGTCTCGACTAACGAAATCGAGAAGACGGAATCGCTTACGGGTGATGATCGGATCATTGTCGGCCTCGCCGATGTGACTGTGACAGAACACCTACTCGGGTACAGAGTTACCTACTCGGACGGGAGTGAGCAGCAAGAATACCGACTCAAACTCCCACCAAGCAAGTTGAATACGCGATCTATCTTTCTCGCAATCCGCGATGGAAACATCACAGAGCCGATTGAAGAAAAGGGCTACCGACACGGAGTTGATTCACCGCTTCGG encodes:
- a CDS encoding transposase → MQSSELTHTLSFSLNITTGSADDLQNGCREARRIRNETNRLDRQGWKWSDIKSVIVDNANHIKNTSQLIVDKALGEIETYLDNKDDGWGRPYPYIDRMYPIVMNHEEGYRLFLEDDGTVRFRVTATRGTHVKGELRGSPDHFDRLRIAFNDEEWRVGTAEVVHKHDEWRLHVTVTHEQHRVATKADADPIVGVDVNEDCIALVAMDRKGAVRDSVVLEYPSVKEQRHEFFTKRKRMQKAGQTAFETVVQAEERNYVHDCLHKVSRRVVEWVSQFSDPVIVFEDLKDMRNSIDYGTRMNRRLHSIPFAALQEMVSYKAAWNGIPSDEVDPKYTSQRCPRTECQHTERANRHKKRFKCNQCGFQDHADRKAAVCVVQNWFDKQDENVPSLETLPRMVKVRRAASGAGGGPDSHGAGFASGVDRHGTSARPEVEAREELKPIASAVPE
- a CDS encoding DUF6908 domain-containing protein — encoded protein: MKTIKEILDSLEAESPEELELGEGYTIKADGSMDLTIEKIAEHRLSVAHYFKQRGDLMRDPEIVFDVSDEDWTPIEFRTDPHTHDYDENGLGINDFLNLWNRNLRNQRFVKNAEDESMVEHLGDS
- a CDS encoding DEAD/DEAH box helicase is translated as MSQLDRWIDDPQAIPGSPRKITSKQGREPDFSPLELSNPIQETLKNNGITQPYSHQTKGVQSIRNGKNVVVATPTASGKSLVYTLTAFERALQSNSRALYIGPQVALINDQTKTLKNFASEISSRAEEGVQVESYSGQTDTEERHRIREEKPDIITTTPDMVHYSFLPYASDKWRWLFHSLDTVIIDEIHEYRGVFGGHVSQILRRLNRIAEDYDSHPQYITTSATIGNPIKHASRVTGLPADSFDLIENDASKSGPQEWVFWEPDEEYTPSDEEDDETYATSSHTISKEVLKQLIKNDYQTVVFTRARQAAERYATQTKEDFFENDDHHLADSVTAYHGALGAKKRTEIESGLKSGELKGVWSTNALELGVDIGSLDAVILDGYPGTTMAAHQQAGRAGRGDDTSLVLYVPNRDQLDHYMLDNPMEVLDGEPESATVDPFNSQIYHPHLVAAASENPVTTDESNRYKDLQEVANYLVNKNRLKPLKFNPGWAADVNNPQYGMSIRSIDSKQIDLIDKSSMPSSPSGDNLPTPDPTDEISEDESRNAIGSLQYRSALRDAHPGAIYYHQGQKYEVQTLDIDDEFAALEKTDADHYTQPLFKKEVSTNEIEKTESLTGDDRIIVGLADVTVTEHLLGYRVTYSDGSEQQEYRLKLPPSKLNTRSIFLAIRDGNITEPIEEKGYRHGVDSPLRSALHAIEHTMIGLLPLEILVDRNDVGGLSSAAHSETGLPTIFIYDAHPGGVGIAPSAFNRVRKLLENTHNRISACDCDDGCPKCIIDSNCGNANDFLNKHLAVDLLDSITELL